The proteins below come from a single Betaproteobacteria bacterium genomic window:
- the gltA gene encoding citrate (Si)-synthase (type II enzyme; in Escherichia coli this enzyme forms a trimer of dimers which is allosterically inhibited by NADH and competitively inhibited by alpha-ketoglutarate; allosteric inhibition is lost when Cys206 is chemically modified which also affects hexamer formation; forms oxaloacetate and acetyl-CoA and water from citrate and coenzyme A; functions in TCA cycle, glyoxylate cycle and respiration; enzyme from Helicobacter pylori is not inhibited by NADH) gives YSGIVQKALGIPVSMFTAIFAMARTVGWIAQWSEMIADPDYKIGRPRQLYIGAPRRDVANGKK, from the coding sequence CTACTCGGGGATCGTGCAGAAGGCGCTGGGGATTCCGGTGTCGATGTTCACGGCGATCTTTGCGATGGCGCGCACGGTGGGCTGGATTGCGCAGTGGAGCGAGATGATCGCCGATCCGGACTACAAGATCGGCCGCCCGCGTCAGCTCTATATCGGCGCACCCCGACGCGACGTAGCCAACGGCAAGAAATGA